A portion of the Streptomyces platensis genome contains these proteins:
- a CDS encoding bile acid:sodium symporter family protein, which yields MRRPPLSKLPSRLPVDGYLLALVGTVALAALLPARGAAASVAEGAATGAVALLFFLYGARLPPREAMDGLRHWRLHLTVLACTFVLFPVLGLAARVLVPQVLPPTLYTGLLFLCLVPSTIQSSIAFTSLARGNVAAAICAGSFSSLVGIVLTPLLASLVLHGNGGGFSTGSLVSIVCQLLLPFLAGQLLRRWIGDRLTRHKKALGRVDRGSILLVVYAAFSAGVVQGIWHQVSAPRLLCLLGVEAVLLAVMLSATWYGSKRLGFHRADRIAITFAGSKKSLAAGLPMASVLFGAQAGLAVLPLMVFHQMQLMVCAVLAKRFAATAGPEPAVAAAGGAGGSPAAEAAGEAAVSGARR from the coding sequence ATGCGCCGCCCCCCTCTGTCCAAGCTCCCGTCCCGGCTGCCCGTGGACGGCTACCTCCTGGCGCTGGTGGGCACCGTCGCCCTGGCCGCGCTGCTGCCCGCCCGCGGGGCCGCCGCCTCCGTCGCCGAGGGGGCCGCCACCGGCGCCGTCGCGCTGCTCTTCTTCCTCTACGGCGCCCGGCTCCCGCCCCGCGAGGCGATGGACGGTCTGCGCCACTGGCGGCTCCATCTCACCGTTCTGGCCTGCACCTTCGTGCTCTTCCCGGTGCTCGGCCTGGCCGCCCGCGTGCTGGTTCCCCAGGTCCTGCCGCCCACCCTCTACACCGGCCTGCTGTTCCTGTGCCTGGTGCCGTCCACGATCCAGTCCTCGATCGCCTTCACCTCCCTCGCCCGCGGCAATGTCGCGGCGGCGATCTGCGCCGGCTCGTTCTCCAGCCTCGTCGGCATCGTCCTCACACCCCTGTTGGCGAGCCTGGTACTGCACGGGAACGGCGGCGGCTTCTCCACCGGATCGCTCGTCTCGATCGTCTGCCAGCTCCTGCTGCCGTTCCTCGCCGGGCAGTTGCTGCGGCGGTGGATCGGCGACCGGCTGACCCGGCACAAGAAGGCCCTCGGCCGGGTGGACCGCGGCTCGATCCTGCTCGTCGTCTACGCCGCCTTCAGCGCCGGTGTGGTCCAGGGCATCTGGCACCAGGTCTCCGCGCCGCGGCTGCTGTGCCTGCTGGGGGTGGAGGCCGTGCTGCTCGCGGTGATGCTGTCCGCCACCTGGTACGGCTCGAAGCGGCTCGGCTTCCACCGGGCGGACCGGATCGCGATCACCTTCGCCGGCTCCAAGAAGAGCCTGGCGGCCGGCCTCCCGATGGCCAGCGTCCTGTTCGGCGCCCAGGCCGGCCTCGCGGTGCTGCCCCTGATGGTGTTCCACCAGATGCAGTTGATGGTGTGCGCGGTCCTCGCAAAGCGCTTTGCGGCCACCGCGGGACCGGAGCCGGCGGTGGCGGCGGCGGGCGGCGCCGGGGGAAGCCCGGCGGCGGAGGCCGCGGGGGAGGCGGCGGTGAGCGGGGCGCGGCGGTAG
- a CDS encoding LysR family transcriptional regulator, giving the protein MFEPAQLRTFLAVAQTLSFTQAAHRLGLRQSTVSQHVRKLEEAAGRRLFARDTHAVELTEDGEAMLGFARTILEANERAASFFAGTRLRGRLRFGASEDFVLTRMPEVLEEFRREHPEVDLELTVELSGTLHELLAAGRLDLVLAKRRPEDAHGRLVWRDRLVWVGAERLRLDPQRPVPLVVYPPPALTRARALEALERAGREWRIACTSGSLNGLIAATRAGLGVMAHTRGMIPPGLVKIQPRAGLPELGGVDFVLVYGQRDRAARGPAEALADAILAGGDRLQLP; this is encoded by the coding sequence GTGTTCGAACCCGCCCAGTTGCGCACCTTTCTCGCCGTGGCGCAGACACTGAGCTTCACCCAGGCCGCACACCGGCTCGGGCTGCGGCAGTCGACGGTGAGCCAGCACGTACGGAAGCTGGAGGAGGCCGCCGGGCGCCGGCTGTTCGCCCGTGACACCCATGCCGTGGAGCTGACCGAGGACGGCGAGGCGATGCTCGGCTTCGCCCGCACGATCCTGGAGGCGAACGAGCGCGCCGCGAGCTTCTTCGCGGGCACCCGGCTGCGCGGCAGGCTCCGCTTCGGCGCCTCGGAGGACTTCGTGCTGACCCGGATGCCGGAGGTCCTCGAAGAGTTCCGGCGGGAGCACCCCGAGGTCGATCTGGAGCTGACCGTCGAGCTGTCGGGGACCCTGCACGAGCTACTGGCGGCCGGCCGGCTGGATCTGGTGCTCGCCAAGCGGCGTCCAGAGGACGCGCACGGACGGCTGGTCTGGCGCGACCGGCTGGTGTGGGTGGGGGCCGAGCGGCTGCGCCTCGATCCGCAGCGGCCGGTCCCGCTGGTCGTCTACCCGCCGCCCGCACTGACCCGTGCCCGCGCGCTGGAGGCGCTGGAGCGGGCGGGCCGGGAGTGGCGCATCGCGTGCACCAGCGGAAGTCTGAACGGACTGATTGCCGCAACCAGGGCAGGCCTGGGCGTAATGGCACATACGAGAGGCATGATCCCGCCAGGCCTGGTCAAGATTCAGCCACGTGCCGGACTTCCGGAACTGGGCGGCGTGGATTTCGTTCTTGTGTACGGACAGCGCGACCGCGCGGCGCGGGGCCCGGCGGAGGCACTGGCCGACGCGATCCTCGCGGGCGGCGACCGCCTCCAGCTCCCCTGA
- a CDS encoding sialidase family protein — protein sequence MTSVLRAHPSPRSRPRRRAAALLAALTATALALLPATPVHAAPDGAPGIPAGGFDQQILFKASQDPGYYCFRIPAVVQSPRGTLLAFAEGRRHDCGDAGDIDLVLKRSTDGGRTWGPLQVINHGNGDTHGNPAPIVDRRTGRIVLAETYNKGRADGLSCDVPCDRTPHLQYSDDDGATWSAPRDLSASIRPPQWNSWYATGPVHGIQLTRGRHAGRLVFSMNAESYADHRVTANHAALIHSDNGGASWKVGALDSWPVAADGTFRQKPSEMTLLERSDGSVYVNGREQDGSDLGHRTAAVSRDGGDSFTAPFRALPDLYTPMVQGSALRLPHPHSGRGRTLFAAPADPDRRRTMTIRSSYDEGRTWEGVDRGARVTTDWSGYSDLVAISPEVTGLLYEGGAVDARDEIRFARFTEDWLGPRRAPDPTTRDTAPGARPALVLGGARGTDGHFGQALSFDGTDDAVRLPFRRALPLGNHDFTAGLWFRYAATTGEQPLLWMGGVGARAPQVAISGDPAHHRIVARITAVDGAQPAAGAQAVTNSAYNDGSWHHLALRRSGGRLLLTVDGGETTVAPDVPGSVSRGSVFGVHLGQKPDSRVQFTGALDEVRVYRRALTDAELSRVRTENAPANGPLVLGLPLDRVRGAAKN from the coding sequence ATGACGTCAGTTCTCCGCGCACACCCCAGCCCCCGCAGCAGACCCCGCCGCCGCGCAGCGGCCCTGCTCGCCGCACTGACCGCCACAGCCCTCGCCCTCCTGCCGGCCACCCCCGTCCACGCCGCACCGGACGGTGCACCGGGCATCCCCGCCGGCGGCTTCGACCAGCAGATCCTCTTCAAGGCCTCCCAGGACCCGGGCTACTACTGCTTCCGTATACCGGCCGTCGTACAGTCCCCGCGGGGCACCCTGCTCGCCTTCGCCGAGGGCCGGCGGCACGACTGCGGCGACGCGGGCGATATCGACCTCGTCCTCAAACGCTCCACCGACGGCGGCCGGACCTGGGGACCGCTCCAGGTCATCAACCACGGCAACGGTGACACCCACGGCAACCCGGCGCCCATCGTGGACCGCCGCACCGGCCGGATCGTGCTCGCCGAGACCTACAACAAGGGCCGCGCCGACGGCCTCAGCTGCGATGTCCCCTGTGATCGCACCCCGCACCTCCAGTACAGCGACGACGACGGCGCGACCTGGTCCGCGCCCCGTGACCTGAGCGCCAGCATCCGTCCTCCGCAGTGGAACTCCTGGTACGCCACCGGTCCCGTGCACGGCATCCAGCTCACCCGTGGACGGCACGCGGGCCGGCTGGTGTTCAGCATGAACGCCGAGAGCTACGCGGACCACCGGGTCACCGCCAACCATGCCGCCCTGATCCACAGCGACAACGGCGGTGCCTCCTGGAAGGTCGGCGCGCTGGACAGCTGGCCCGTCGCGGCCGACGGGACGTTCCGTCAGAAGCCCTCGGAGATGACCCTCCTGGAACGCTCCGACGGTTCGGTCTACGTCAACGGACGCGAACAGGACGGCAGCGACCTGGGCCATCGCACCGCGGCGGTCAGCCGGGACGGCGGTGACTCCTTCACCGCACCGTTCCGCGCCCTCCCCGACCTCTACACCCCGATGGTGCAGGGTTCGGCGCTCCGTCTGCCGCACCCGCACAGCGGCCGCGGCCGCACCCTGTTCGCGGCCCCCGCCGACCCCGACCGGCGCCGGACCATGACCATCCGCTCCTCCTACGACGAGGGCCGCACCTGGGAGGGCGTCGACCGCGGCGCCCGGGTCACCACCGACTGGTCCGGCTACTCCGATCTGGTCGCCATCTCCCCCGAGGTCACCGGCCTGCTGTACGAGGGCGGTGCGGTCGACGCGCGGGACGAGATCCGCTTCGCCCGCTTCACCGAGGACTGGCTCGGCCCCCGCCGCGCCCCGGACCCCACGACCCGCGACACCGCCCCCGGCGCCCGGCCGGCGCTCGTCCTGGGCGGCGCCCGAGGCACCGACGGCCACTTCGGACAGGCACTTTCCTTCGACGGCACCGACGATGCGGTACGCCTCCCCTTCCGCCGCGCCCTGCCCCTGGGGAACCACGACTTCACCGCCGGCCTGTGGTTCCGCTACGCCGCCACCACCGGCGAACAACCGCTGCTGTGGATGGGCGGTGTGGGCGCCAGGGCCCCGCAGGTCGCGATCTCGGGCGACCCCGCCCATCACCGGATCGTCGCCCGCATCACGGCCGTCGACGGCGCCCAACCGGCCGCCGGCGCCCAAGCGGTGACCAACTCCGCCTACAACGACGGCAGTTGGCACCATCTGGCGCTACGCCGCAGCGGCGGCCGGCTGCTGCTCACGGTGGACGGCGGCGAGACCACCGTCGCCCCCGATGTCCCGGGGTCGGTCAGCCGCGGCTCGGTCTTCGGCGTACACCTCGGCCAGAAGCCCGACAGCCGCGTCCAGTTCACCGGCGCACTGGACGAGGTACGCGTCTACCGACGGGCCCTGACCGACGCCGAACTGTCCCGCGTACGCACCGAGAACGCCCCGGCGAACGGCCCGCTGGTCCTCGGCCTGCCACTCGACCGGGTACGCGGGGCCGCGAAGAACTGA
- a CDS encoding AMP-dependent synthetase/ligase — protein sequence MREFTVPPLATAPRVGGLADAVYEHAESDPDRVALARKDDAGNWQNVTSGEFRDEVLALAKGLLAQGIRFGDRVGIMSRTRYEWTLFDFALWSIGVQSVPLYPTSSAEQVFWMLHNAGVSACLVEHEDHAMTIGSVVDRLPQLRKLWQLDADPVAELTAAGAHIEDDVVHRHRMAVTPDATATIIYTSGTTGRPKGCLITHANFMAESDNIVLRYETVFHSKPGDEAATLLFLPLAHVFGRMVQVAAIRGRVKLAHQPELAARALLPDLQTFQPTFILAVPYIFEKVFAAARRRAEADGKVGPFDKAVEIAVRYAEAQEHKAFGTGSGPSASLRMQHQFFDKVVYSKVRAAMGGRVRHAMSGGSAMERRLGLFFAGAGVRIFEGYGLTESTAAATANPPERTRFGTVGTPVPGTTVHIAEDGEIWLYGGQVFHGYHNDPKATDAVLHDGWFSTGDLGALDEDGYLTITGRKKEVLVTSGGKTVSPVGLEERVRAHPLVAQCIVVGNDRPFIAALVTLDPEAVTHWLAMRDKPEMPPTDLVRDPDLETEIRRAVVAANTLVSQAESIRTFRILANQFSEEHGLLTPSLKLKRKAIETAYTVEVDALYQT from the coding sequence TTGCGCGAGTTCACCGTCCCGCCTCTGGCGACCGCGCCCCGGGTCGGCGGGCTGGCGGACGCTGTCTACGAGCATGCCGAATCCGATCCCGATCGCGTCGCCCTGGCGCGTAAGGACGACGCGGGGAACTGGCAGAACGTCACCTCCGGAGAGTTCCGGGACGAAGTGCTCGCCCTCGCCAAGGGACTGCTGGCCCAGGGCATCCGGTTCGGCGACCGCGTCGGCATCATGTCGCGTACGCGCTACGAATGGACCCTGTTCGACTTCGCGCTGTGGTCCATCGGCGTCCAGTCCGTACCGCTGTATCCGACCTCGTCGGCGGAGCAGGTCTTCTGGATGCTGCACAACGCGGGCGTCTCGGCCTGTCTGGTCGAGCACGAGGACCATGCGATGACCATCGGCTCGGTCGTCGACCGGCTTCCGCAGCTGCGCAAGCTGTGGCAGCTGGACGCCGACCCGGTGGCCGAACTGACCGCGGCCGGTGCGCATATCGAGGACGATGTCGTCCACCGCCACCGGATGGCCGTCACTCCGGACGCCACGGCGACGATCATCTATACCTCGGGCACCACCGGCCGCCCCAAGGGCTGTCTGATCACGCACGCCAACTTCATGGCCGAGTCCGACAACATCGTGCTGCGCTACGAGACGGTCTTCCACTCCAAGCCGGGCGACGAGGCGGCCACGCTGCTGTTCCTTCCGCTGGCGCATGTCTTCGGGCGGATGGTCCAGGTCGCCGCGATCCGTGGCCGGGTCAAGCTGGCCCACCAGCCGGAGCTGGCGGCCCGTGCGCTCCTGCCCGACCTCCAGACGTTCCAGCCCACCTTCATCCTGGCGGTGCCGTACATCTTCGAGAAGGTCTTCGCCGCGGCCCGGCGCCGGGCGGAGGCGGACGGCAAGGTGGGACCGTTCGACAAGGCCGTCGAGATCGCGGTCCGTTATGCCGAGGCGCAGGAGCACAAGGCCTTCGGGACCGGCTCCGGCCCCAGTGCATCGCTGCGGATGCAGCATCAGTTCTTCGACAAGGTCGTCTACAGCAAGGTCCGGGCGGCGATGGGCGGCCGGGTGCGGCATGCGATGTCGGGCGGGTCGGCGATGGAACGCCGGCTCGGGCTGTTCTTCGCCGGCGCCGGGGTGCGGATCTTCGAGGGCTACGGCCTGACGGAGAGCACCGCGGCCGCCACCGCCAACCCGCCCGAGCGGACCCGCTTCGGCACCGTCGGCACCCCCGTCCCGGGCACCACCGTGCACATCGCGGAGGACGGTGAGATCTGGCTGTACGGCGGGCAGGTCTTCCACGGCTACCACAACGACCCCAAGGCGACCGATGCCGTGCTGCACGACGGCTGGTTCTCCACCGGTGACCTGGGCGCACTGGACGAGGACGGCTATCTGACGATCACCGGCCGCAAGAAAGAGGTCCTGGTGACCTCCGGCGGCAAGACGGTCTCGCCGGTGGGCCTGGAGGAGCGGGTGCGGGCGCATCCGCTGGTCGCCCAGTGCATCGTGGTCGGCAACGACCGGCCGTTCATCGCCGCCCTGGTGACCCTGGACCCGGAGGCCGTCACCCACTGGCTGGCCATGCGCGACAAGCCGGAGATGCCGCCCACCGACCTGGTGCGCGACCCGGACCTGGAGACCGAGATCCGGCGCGCCGTGGTCGCCGCCAACACCCTGGTCTCCCAGGCCGAGTCGATCCGTACGTTCCGGATACTGGCCAACCAGTTCAGCGAGGAACACGGGCTGCTGACCCCGTCGTTGAAGCTCAAGCGCAAGGCGATCGAGACGGCCTACACGGTCGAGGTGGACGCGCTGTACCAGACGTGA